One window of Triticum dicoccoides isolate Atlit2015 ecotype Zavitan chromosome 5A, WEW_v2.0, whole genome shotgun sequence genomic DNA carries:
- the LOC119297244 gene encoding cytochrome c oxidase assembly protein COX19-like translates to MSAGGAFGGNRGVRPVPPEKGVFPLDHLHECDLEKKDYLACLKSTGAQSEKCRMFSKKYLECRMERNLMAKQDMSELGFSDKDVLVTPSEENHKLQSPASDSKESK, encoded by the exons ATGAGTGCAG GTGGAGCTTTTGGTGGAAACAGGGGAGTGAGGCCTGTACCTCCTGAAAAGGGTGTATTCCCTCTTGATCACCTGCATGAGTGTGACCTG GAGAAGAAGGACTATCTTGCCTGCCTGAAATCAACAGGGGCTCAGTCTGAAAAATGTCGGATGTTCTCGAAGAAATACTTGGAATGTAGGATGGAGAG AAACCTGATGGCGAAGCAAGATATGTCAGAGCTTGGGTTCAGTGACAAAGACGTTTTGGTCACACCTTCAGAGGAGAACCACAAACTGCAGAGTCCAGCAAGTGATTCGAAAGAGAGTAAATAG